The DNA window AAATGGCTTAATTTGGGTTGCATAGGGTATGGTTAGATGTGATTAAGCTAtgattcaagtttggttaatttTCGAGTTGATTCATGTTGAAATCGAGACGTAGGTTCAAATTTTGAAATGAATTACGAAATTAGTTAAGGAGCATAAGTTTACATCTGAGAAAtttttatgggtgtattttaaggtattATGGTAAGTTTGGATTGATTCtggtcgtcgttttaaggtccaagGATAAATTGGGAAAAGTTAGgatttcaggggcaaaacggtcattttacacctgaaaactGTTAGACATCCTGCAGTACCCTGAATGCTGTAGCTGAaggttaaaatgtttattttgaaatattatggGATTTTATGATGGAAAAAGATCATGATAAAAGACGTAttacatgcttggtttaaaagaaaaatgatatatgcatgaacttttattaGTGATGTATACAATAAAAGGATTTGAAGGTGGTGATTTGATTGGTGGtgatttgattgtgactaatacaaatACGAATACGCATACGAAATGATACAATGTTATGTAAAGCAAAGGCTTCTGACGGGTTAAAGTGTCCCTGATGTCCCGCCGCTTGGTACCATGGATATACGTAAGATAGATCAATCGACCAAcaactgatacgaaagtcacaattaatgatctgaattcaacaaaaaaaaacatagacgtatatgatgaaaaaaaaaggatatgatgaaaggaaaaatgtttaaagtttacGTATGTTCATGataaagctattttattaaaagttattttcactgttacatgtgaatatgtatatatatatgtacgaGTATATTTCGGCCGAGTAGTTTAAAAGAatggaaaaaaatttctagtatatttaaaaaaaaaaagaacagtAGACCTTTCATTTACCATATTACGGAAACGAAAATTGTATTCTACCTGAAACAAAAAATGGAGAAATTTAATCAACATCACCCGCTACAAacattaatttaatttgatgcttaattttttcataaaattgaaatatcctaaaaaaaaaactcaatgtCAAGGTTAAAAAAACATAATCAATGAACAAGAACACAAAATCTAACCAAATAACAACACATTTAAGAAAAACAAGtttttttaaatcttaaatCTAAAGTTTTACAGAAATGTCAGAATCCGAAAAGAAGAAAATGTGGTTATTGTGCGAGAGATGAAACCGGAATTATATTACGGAGATTAGTTGCTTGCACCAGCCTTGATTTCATTCTCAAAGTTAATTTCTGAGTGTGTTGGTAGCGAGAAAGAAAACTTTGTCCCGACTCCAATTGGACATAAAATTATGGCATCTGTTTTGGCTTTTGGGGATTTAGTTGGCATGACTCTCATATGTAAGTTCTATCATTAATTTTAACCTTTAAATAGAAGAGAGGACTAACTCAATCAAAATGTATAAAACGTTTAGGACTAAGTTGGGGATATGGAAATTTTTGGGACCAAACAAGGAAATGTGCCAAGCAAATGAGACTGAATTGATGATTTTCTCGTCACATGACATGTCTAACGCCATTATTTTTAACCATGAAATTGATAAAATGACCAAATAGACCAAAAAATTTAGATATTTAAGACTAATTGTATTGAAGATTGAGGCCGAAATATAACCCAATGCTGAGGAGCGGCCCAATTCATATTTTATGTTTACATGATTGGCGCGGAGGCACAACGGAACGCTATATTCCGTGTACAGAACCGCCGCTTCGCCACCGCTGCTGTTATGGGAAAGCAGAAGCAGCAAGTGATTTCCCGTTTCTTCGCACCGAAACCCAAACCCCACACAGCCACTTCTTCCTCCGCCGCCTCACCTCCACCCAAAATCACCGCCTCTGTCTCATTTTCACCCGCCAAACGCCTCAGGACCGCCCAGCTCACCCCCTCCCACTCCAAAATCCCCAAGCTCACTCACCCCAAACCCAATGAAGGCCGCCCCTTCTTACCTCTGCCAGACCCGACCCTCCACCAGAAATTCCTCCGCAAGCTTCTAGAGCCTTCTCGAGACCACCTCGAACCGTCCAGAGCTAACAATGCACAATCTTCAAAACTTAACTACACGCCTTTGGAAACACAAGTGCTTGAACTGAAGAGAAGGTATCCTGATGTTCTCTTGATGATTGAGGTTGGCTATAAGTACAGATTTTTCGGTGAGGATGCCGAAAGTGCTGCAAGAGTGCTGGGTATATATGCACATATGGATCATAATTTTTTAACTGCAAGTGTGCCCACTTTTAGATTAAATTTTCATTTGAGGAGGCTTGTAAGTGCAGGATATAAAGTGGGTGTAGTGAAACAAACTGAGACTGCGTCCATTAAAGCGCACGGGCTCAATAGGTCGGGACCTTTTTGCCGTGGATTATCGTCATTATACACCAAGGCTACCATAGAGGCTGCCGAGGATATGGGTGGCGCCGGGGAAGGATGTGGGCCTTGCACTAGATATTTACTCTGTGTTGTGGAGAAGGAAGTTGGAAACGTGGAGGGTGGCGTGGACTTGAGAATTGGGGCTGTGGGGGTGGAAATTTCTACTGGAGATGTTGTTTATGGAGAGTTTGATGACAACTTTATGAGGGATGGCTTGGAGGCTATGGTTTTAAACTTGTCTCCTGCTGAATTACTTCTGGGGATGCCACTGTCTAAACAGACAGAGAAGGTTGTTTTAAGAGGAAGTTTTGTTtattatgattaaaatgattatCTCATGTAATGTGCAAATTGAGTTTCTTTTCTTGCCTGAGTGGCACAACAAATCATTATCGTGACTCTGATATATTGTTATAGAAAACGCTCTCTGAAATTTGCGGATTGATTAGTGTAATTGCTTGATTTTCAATAATTAAGCATGCCTTATTTTTGTAATTGcttgaatattaattttaatgcaaaaaatatattaaattataaataatataaatatatagaaaaGTAAAAGTTTTTCTGTTTTCAAATAATGGAGATAAAAGTGGGAACATGTTTAGTTGAAAAAGTTGTTGAGGCAATGGTATGAAGTTTTTTTGAAAGTCTATACTCATAGCATAATTGTGTCTCTATATTTGTCTTTTTCAAGGAAATGGAGAATTTAGTTGTTAATCAAGTTACTTATTGATGCGAATTTGGTGGAACCATCTCTATAGTGTTATCCTAGAAAGTGATAGcaatttttaatgttttaatcTTCTTGATTCTCTAGGTTGTTTACTCTATGTTGTAAGAATGGATGCATTTTACCGGTATTAAAAATTGCACAATTATTACTGATGAAGTAAATGTAATTGGAATTTGATTGACTGATTATTTGGTTGTGGCCTGCAGTTTCACTCTTCACTTCATTTCATTTCATCCATGAAAGTAGAGTAGGTAAGACATTTCATCATAGttgtgaaataaaaaataaaaaatattagaaaagtAGTTTGATGTGTCCACTGCAGTATCATGGACATTAATGTTCTCAACTTATGCATGcagaaaaaaaattgagacaATTGACGCAGAAGCACgtaatatatgtttttttaatccCGTCCACTCCTTGCCATTTTGTTGTGAAAGATTTATTTGAGCAATACTTGAGAAAAACACTATCAGCTATTAGCTTCTCTGATAATGCAAATTACGAAATTATCTATGCCTAGAAAGCCTTGATTGACCTCAACCTCTGTAATATGTCTTGGAAAAGATCCATCGTCATCCTTTTGCTGGATTCTTGGGATGCCTTCTTCCCCtggtaattatcaaataatgcGCGTGTATTTTGTTTTGAAAGTAGTTGAGATTTATGTCAAATTCTGAAGCCCTTCCATCCGCAAATAAGCTCGATGTTTCTGTATGTTTTGTCATAAAAAAGAGTATTTGTATATGTACCATGACATGGTTTGTGTTTTCTTGGTTAACCTTCCAGGAGATCTGTTAAAAATGATGAATGTCTTGAATTTTGCATCAACCTTGATGTGATGTAATTGTATCTGGTGGTCTTTAGGTGCTCTATTCACTCGCTTTGTTCATTGGCTtatctatatattttttgtgTGTTTGATTTTTGTTGGCATCATTCAATTTGTTTGCTGAAAATGGTTTTTGCCCTTGTAGTTACTATTAGCATTTGCTGGACCTGCCTCAAATGTTCGCGTTGACCGTGTGTCAAACAATTACCTTCATGAAGGTGGTGCTTTAGCTGAAGTTATGTCACTACATGATGACTTTATTGAGGATATCTTGCTAAGTAATTTTCAAGAGAGCATTGTGGAGGCAGAACCCCAAGGGAAGAGCGCCTTTGCAATTGAGGTGTGCTAACTTGTATTTCCTTCGAAATAATTACTTTATTTTGAACCTGGAAAATCTTGTAATTATTTTGAACCTGGAAAATCTTGTGATTTGGTTTATTCACTTATCTAAGCAGTCTGTGATAAAATGGCTGATAGATTCTTCTTTTGCCATTCTCTGAAATGATCACTTTGAAGGAAATTATGGCTATGCCTGACTTGGCTGTTCAAGCATTAGCTTTAACCATTCAGCATTTGAAACAATTTGGTTTAGAAAGGATTTTGTGTTTGCAAGATTCGTTCCGACCTTTCTCTTGCAGTAGGGAAATCATACTCTCCGCCAATGCACTGCAACAACTAGAGGTGATTAGTTTCCTGCTTTTTGACCATGTTATCTAAAAACACATTGAATGGAAGAATGCCATCCACAAATGACAATCGTGTGTAGGTTCTGAAGAATAATTCTGATGGTTCGGAGTGTGGCTCCTTATTGCAATGTATGAATCATACTCTAACCATATTTGGTTCAAGGCTATTCAGACACTGGGTATGGAATGTCTCTGACCCTGATATACGGTCTCTGGCTTATATTCTTGTCGTACgtctaatataatattaaacatGATATTTTTCTATTTCCTACAGGTGACTCATCCTCTATGCCATAGAAATATGATTTACGCCCGCTTAGatgctgtttctgaaattttggaatCCATGGGTATTGTGGATTTTAATTCTGAATATTCGGGCACTGCTATGTTGAAACTTGAGCttcatcatataatatcatcagCATTAATTGGTTTGGGAAGGTCTCCTGATATTCAGCGTGGGATCACCAGGATTTTTCATAGAACCGCTACCCCATCCGaggtacaatttttttttctcttttgatAACCCAAAATTTAAATTGTTATAATCCATTTACATTTTCTTCATGTTGGAGTTTCCTTTGACAGCTTGATTGATCCGTAAATGTTTAACGGCCTTGGCTATTTTGCCTCCACCCACCCCATTTGTCCATTTATATTGTCTTGGTGGCATCAGCTGGTAGGAATTCATATATTTTACTGCCCTTTGCTAATTGTCACctccttgttttttttttctatggCTACTTGTTGATTTGTGATAAAATATTTCTGGATCTTTATCGTTCCAAATGTGATGATAAAAAATTATAGTTGACATTCTATATTTGGAAAAATCACTTGCTGAAGTAAACCACTCTTCATTGAGTTGCCTCAGTTTCCAGCCTGAATGTATATCATATGCAATTAACGAGGATATATTTGAAACATTGTATCGTTTTTCTTTTGCTTCCATCATCTCTCTATCTATTGATCCATTACAAATGTCCTTTTTGGTCATTTTACAGTTTATAACAGTTATTCAAGCTATTGTAGCTGCTGGAAAAAAACTTCTGCGACTCCATGTCGAAGAAGAGGATGAAACAAAAAATGTAGAAGTGAGAACTGTGAAGTCTGTTCTGTTGAGAAagttgatatcagcagcttcATCTTCAAGTGTAATCAGGACAGCGGAAAGGCTTTTGTCAACTCTCAACAAAGAAGCTGCTGATCAACGGGATCTTCATAATCTCTTTATCATTACTGATGGGAAATTCCCAGAGGTTCAATTGAAGAGTTCATCCATGTCCTAattcttttgaatttttaaattgtcTTCATTAATTACTGCTAAATATGCTAGACCCTTTAATTTCTTTCTAAGGTCAGTGCCGCAACCACCAACATTCAGTTGGCAAATGAGAAGCTAGATGAATTGAAGCACCAGTATCGCAAACAGCTACGGATGAGCAATCTTGAATTCTCAAGTGTTTCTGGAATCACCCATTTGATAGAGGTAAGTTGACCATATTTGATCTTTGCGTTGCATCCTatcataaatttatttatctcatATGATGTAACTTTATTTGGATCATAGTTTCTTGTTTGATCAGTCATTCAATGTCATGTTTTGACTATCTCAAATAAACACGGGCAAGATGTTTTCGTTGCTTATGTGAAAACTCCTTTTGAAGAAGTCGAGGTGTTTCTTGACTTTTCTTAACCACTTGTATCGAATAGATGATTAAGTGTGAGTGCTGTACCTTAAAATATCGAGTCCATGAGAATTTTATCAAAAGTGATAATTTCTTCTATTTTCCGATAGACCAATTTTTTTAGCTGCCATTCTAGTTAAAAATTTCCTCCAGGCATATTCTTTGCATGCAGGTGACTTCAGATGCCAAGGTGCCTTCTGACTGGATCAAAGTAAACAGTACTAAGAAAACAATACGGTATCATCCACCAGAAGTAGTGAATGCTTTAGACAAATTATCTCTAGCGAATGAGGAGCTCTCTGTTGTATGTCGAGCCACTTGGGATAGTTTTCTAAAAGCATTTCACGGATGCTATTCTGAGTTTCAAGCTACTGTTCAAGCACTAGCTGCCTTGGATTGCCTATATTCGCTCGCTGTGCTTTCGAGGACTAAGGTTTTATAGTTGAATTGCAGTTTAATTACTGTTCACCATCCAACAATAATATCATAATGCTAATGTGTGGTTTTGTTTTGCAGAATTACGTACGCCCTATTTTTGTAGATGATGATGAGCCTGTTCAGATGCAAATCTCTTCTGGTCGACATCCAGTATGTAGTCTAAAATTTACTTGTATGAACATTAATTTTCTTATATAAGATGTATGTATTAACTCTTTAAGATGAATGTTCGTGATTATGCTTCCAAGCACTGTTGCataaaaaactttattttcGTTGAAGCTATAACTTTTACACTTATGTTGTCTTCTCCTGTATGCATCGTACTGGCTCCTTTTTCATAATTGTAACCCATATAATCCTAATGTATGTtactcatgatttttattttgcaGGTTATGGAGAATATGCTACAGGATTATTTTGTTCCAAATGATACAAATTTGCATGCAGATGGACAGTACTTGTCAGATTGTTACTGGACCTAACATGGGTGGAAAGAGTTGTTACATCCGCCAAGTTGCTCTAATAGCCCTGATGGCTCAGGTAAGTATAACTTGTTGCATATGCATTTTGAAATATTATCACATGAATCCTCTCAAATCGAGgcagaaaaatcaaatttgggGTGGGtggcaaaattattattttttaaataattaattattgaatGAATATAATGACAAATATAAAAATTGACTTGGAGTCTTGGACGcacaaaataataacaattattATGTTTGCAAACATTTTCTAACAAAAAGATGATTATAAAAAACAATCATGatttattgtttttaaaaataaaaaactagtaattatgattttaaaattaatagtCTAAAAATAGGAGCGCTAAAGTACAACACTAAAGAGTAAAGTTTCAAAGCTTTGGCCATAACATGTTTTATAAACAATGAAGTTTGCAAAAAATCAGATTAGTAATATAAAAATTAGAGTAAGAAATGATAGATTAACAATCACTATTTGTTAACTTACTTATCATGAGTAACTGTTTTAAGTTTGTCTCGACGTTTCGTCACAACTTTAAAAAACTGACAATATCTTTCCAATTCAGTTCGAGTGAACATACTTCTATGTTTTAAGTTGATGCTAACTCCATCTCTGCACATACTTCGCTATCTTTCCATTTCCATTCAACTGTACCTTGGTCTCATGCATGTCGGTATTCCTTTTTTAGGACTCAATATGTTCCCCGATTACTCTTTGTCTTATGTTGATAGGTTTTTCAATAATCCCATTATCCCATATATTTTGTCATCTCTTTTATATTTTCACTCATGAGGTCCATGCCAAACTCTTCACTCCCGTTGGTGCggcttttcttttaaaaaagaaatttaaatCTCGGACCACGTGTCTGCTCTGAGACTGTTTTAATGCCTATCATTTGCCCTTccctttcaaatttttttacatCCCAGGGGCCTCAAATGTTGTGGCAGGCTCTAGAATCCTGGTCTACAAATGTTCACGATGGATGCAATGAAATCTTTTAGAATGTAATTTTTGTTATGCAATTACTTTTTGCCAATCTAAAATGTTGTAATGGATTATGGGAATATCTCGAAGCTTTAAATATTCCATGAACTGAGGGTTGGCACTATTTTGTGTTTCACTTCAAAAATCCTGACTCAAACGAGTACCTGCACACGGAAATTTGGTCCTGGATCGTTTTATTCTTTGATTCAGAGCTTAGTGCTCATATTTGAttaatttattgcttttttaaattcaattgtTTGTAGAGTTGATTACAGGAGTGTTTGCAAACTCcgagaaaatgttattttttttcaagGAAAATTGGAGAATAACTTTTTTTAGAGTTTACCAACACTCCCCGACTCCTTTGGGGATCTTTCAAAACATAACCTTTAGTTTAATTTGTTTGTCATTTTTTACTTTTACGTTCATTTATCTATTTTAGTGGAGAAATCTCTTTTTGAAACGCTGCTGAGAGAAATAAAAATTCCTTGGTAGAAGAACTTCATTTAAATGTGTGTATCTATCTATTCCTAGGTTGGTTCCTTTGTACCGGCATCATCAGCAAAATTGCACGTGTTGGATGGAATTTACACTCGAATGGGAGCTTCTGATAGCTTGCAACTAGGAAAAAGCACGTTCTTAGAAGAACTGGTTGAAGCATCTCACATTCTTCAGCATTGCACATCCCGCTCATTGGTTATAATTGATGAACTTGGTAGAGGAACAAGTACACATGATGGTGTTGCCATTGCTTATGCTACATTGCATCATCTTTTAGAGCATAAAAGATGCATGCTACTTTTTGTCACCCATTATCCTAAAATAATCGATATAAGAAAAGAATTTCCGGGCTCTGTGGGAGCATATTATGTTTCGTATCTAACACCAATGGAAGAGCCTGACTTGGACGCCAATTTGGAACAAGTAGTTGATGATGCGAATCACGATGATGTAACTTATCTATACAAACTTGTACCAGGGGTTTCTGAAAGAAGTTTTGGGTTTAAGGTTGCTCAGCTTGCACAAGTAAGCTACCCAAATTTATCCTTCGTGTGGAACTCATTGTTTCAAATAGACACGATTCtccattatttgaaaatttaatttattgttttcGTGTTCTTATTTCTTTTGTCACCACATTTCTGTCGGTCAGGTTCTTGCATTCTGTGACCCAAGCTTTTGTTTATTTTGCTTTCCTCTTACATTCTTTTTGTGAATAATGAATTTTTTGATAATAAAACTATAGTAGAGAAAATACGATACAACATAAATTCACATGATTTGTCCACGGTGGATAATATCTAAAGCTGAGTGTTGGGGGCTACTAGTGATATCCATTAGAAATATAGGAGTCTGTTCGAGTAGGTGATATACTAGTTCCAATGCAGACCTCGAATTTACTCTAGGCTTGAAATCACAAAAGAGACCCTTAGAAAAGGGCTGAGACGGGTGTCCCGCCGTAGcctctccgacgctcaagtcagttaTTGAGAATAGAATGAGAAAGCAGCTATGAATGCTGCTAAAAAGCAATATAATGAATGAATAATTAAACTCTCAAAtttggtatttatagaagagTATCTGAGATCCATCATGGGCCACCTACCTTGGTTAGGAATGGGCCGGGGGTCCAAAGTCCGGTTTGGGCCCAttcatggggtatcaccaggtCTCCCCTTCCCAAGTTCGAAGTTCGATTAATTGCGCTAACCTTGGCTTACCATATGTGAGCCGTGCATTATTCCCCAGTTGTCCATTAGTCTCCAAATACTTCGGAAAGCAAAAATGTTATGAGTTGAATTACCTTCCTATATCCCTAGACACGACGTCCATCAAGTTCCCCATAACGCGCTTGCCCTTGCCAGCCCCTCAGCCTCGCCCTCGCAGCCTCACCCCTCGCCTCGCCTCGCAGCCTCACCCCTCGACATATTGCCTCATCCAACCTCGTAGCTCCTCCCTCGCCCCCTGCGCGCCTCGCCTCTCTCCCGTCTCCCCTCCCTTCTCCCTCTCTCGCTCACCCGCCTCGCCCACAGCCTGACCTCTCACCTCGCCCTTCTGCTTCTCCTCCCTCCAGTCAGCACCTTGCCCTCGCCTTCACTCCACTCTCGTCCGAGACCACGCGTCTCCTGCCTCGCCTCGCCTCTGCTCACAACCTCGCCCTCGACCTAGCACCCTTGTCTTAGCCTCGTGTAGCCCTCGCCCATTGCCGCAGCCTCGCCTCCCCGTCCCTCTCCCTCAGCCTCGCCCTCGCCCTCGCCCTCGCCTAGCCTCTACTAGCCCCTTGTCCTCACCTTGCCTCGCCTAGCCTTCACCCATCTCGCCCTCGTCTTCAAGGTTCTCTACTAGGCTTTAGGTAAGAGAAACGATTACTTCACTTACCCTCTATACTTCAAGCACCTCACTCTCCTCACTTCATGCTCCTCTACTTAGGGTCCAAACTTCACCTTTACCACCTCAAGCTTATCTACTAGGCTCCAATCTTTACCCTCACCACCTCCTCGCCCATCGCTCCAACCTTAGTAAGAAAATCATGAACCCTATGAACCCTCACTCTCCATCCTTCAAGTTTTCACCCTTACCACCTCAAGCTCATCTACTAGGCTCCAACTTTCACCATCACAACCTCAAGCTCATCTACTAGGCTTcagccttagtaggaaaattatgAACCATCATACTCCATACTACGAAAACCTCCTCTACTAGTGTAACGTCCTGGATTCGACAACTGTCCCCACTGTACCAAGACAattctttccagcgtgcttatgttatCACTAACACGCACCCTATGAAATTTCCCAGGGGGATGCCCATCctaaaattgccccaagtcgaGCACGCTTAACATtcgagttcttatgtgatgagctaccgaaaagaagatgcaccttcttgatatgatttAGTACctattaaatcttttaaacacTCCTCAACTGCTCAGTCTCATACTTGAATAGTTTTGGAATCCTTCTCCTTCCGGTGTAacatcggttcattcatgttcccttcccCTAGAAGCCTGAAATGAGTCGCTCATAGTTCGTTCAACCTCATGACACCAGCGATCACCCCTGCCCTCTTCAGCCCCAGGCCTCACAACTAGGCTTCAGCCTTAGTAGTAAAATTATTTACACTCACCCTCCTCATTTCAAGCTCTTCTACCTAGGCTCAGTCTAAGTaggtaaaaatttaattttcagtcTTCAcacctcttctcctctactggGCTCAGCCTCAGtatgtaaaatttaattttcaatctctCAACCTCTTCTCCTCCACTAGGCTCAGTCCatgtaggtaaaatttaattttcagtttCTCCAACTCTTCTCTTCTACTGGGCATATAGCCCAAGTAggtaaaaattaaatttcagtCTTCCCACCTGTTCTTCTCTACTAGTCtcagtaggtaaaatttaattttcaatctccATAACTCTTCTTCTCTACTAGGTATAGTCCAAATagctaaaatttatttttcagtctcctcacctcttctcctctactagactcagtttaagtatgtaaaatttaattttcagtcTTCCCACCTCTTATCCTCTACCAAGCTCAGCCTCAgaaggtaaaatttaattttcaatctccccacctcttctcctctactaggttcAACCCAAGtatgtaaaatttaattttcagtttccccacctcttctcctctactaggctcaTCCTcagtaaataaaatttaattttcgtCTCCTCACTTTTTCTCCTCTGCTAGGCTCAGCCTTAgtagataaaatttaattttcattttcccCACCTCTTCTCCTTTACTAGGCTTAGCCCAAGTAGGTAAAACTTAATTTTCAGTCTCTCCACCTCTTTTCCTCTACTAGGCTCAGCCTCAGTaggtaaaattttatttttaatctctccaactcttctcctctactgaGTATAGCCCAAGtagttaaaatttaattttcaatctccccaactcttctcctctactagatGCAGCCCAGTCTCCTaacctcttctcctctactaggctaaGCCTcagtaaataaatttaattttcaatttccTTACCTTTGCTCTTCTACTAGGCTCAgcccaagtaggtaaaatttaattttgtaaaATTTAATTCATGTCATCCTTATAATACAACAACATCCATTGGTTTTATTGAATTTCAACTGATTACATATGACAAATTCGAAAACGAAATatatcaacgataaaatcaAGAGTTATATTTTCTAAGTTTGTAAGCATTCTATGGCCTCTTTAAAGCCTTGCCCTGTGCGTTTTCCAAGTAATAGGCTCCAGAAT is part of the Primulina tabacum isolate GXHZ01 chromosome 18, ASM2559414v2, whole genome shotgun sequence genome and encodes:
- the LOC142532554 gene encoding LOW QUALITY PROTEIN: DNA mismatch repair protein MSH3-like (The sequence of the model RefSeq protein was modified relative to this genomic sequence to represent the inferred CDS: deleted 1 base in 1 codon), which encodes MIGAEAQRNAIFRVQNRRFATAAVMGKQKQQVISRFFAPKPKPHTATSSSAASPPPKITASVSFSPAKRLRTAQLTPSHSKIPKLTHPKPNEGRPFLPLPDPTLHQKFLRKLLEPSRDHLEPSRANNAQSSKLNYTPLETQVLELKRRYPDVLLMIEVGYKYRFFGEDAESAARVLGIYAHMDHNFLTASVPTFRLNFHLRRLVSAGYKVGVVKQTETASIKAHGLNRSGPFCRGLSSLYTKATIEAAEDMGGAGEGCGPCTRYLLCVVEKEVGNVEGGVDLRIGAVGVEISTGDVVYGEFDDNFMRDGLEAMVLNLSPAELLLGMPLSKQTEKLLLAFAGPASNVRVDRVSNNYLHEGGALAEVMSLHDDFIEDILLSNFQESIVEAEPQGKSAFAIEEIMAMPDLAVQALALTIQHLKQFGLERILCLQDSFRPFSCSREIILSANALQQLEVLKNNSDGSECGSLLQCMNHTLTIFGSRLFRHWVTHPLCHRNMIYARLDAVSEILESMGIVDFNSEYSGTAMLKLELHHIISSALIGLGRSPDIQRGITRIFHRTATPSEFITVIQAIVAAGKKLLRLHVEEEDETKNVEVRTVKSVLLRKLISAASSSSVIRTAERLLSTLNKEAADQRDLHNLFIITDGKFPEVSAATTNIQLANEKLDELKHQYRKQLRMSNLEFSSVSGITHLIEVTSDAKVPSDWIKVNSTKKTIRYHPPEVVNALDKLSLANEELSVVCRATWDSFLKAFHGCYSEFQATVQALAALDCLYSLAVLSRTKNYVRPIFVDDDEPVQMQISSGRHPVMENMLQDYFVPNDTNLHADGQYCQIVTGPNMGGKSCYIRQVALIALMAQVGSFVPASSAKLHVLDGIYTRMGASDSLQLGKSTFLEELVEASHILQHCTSRSLVIIDELGRGTSTHDGVAIAYATLHHLLEHKRCMLLFVTHYPKIIDIRKEFPGSVGAYYVSYLTPMEEPDLDANLEQVVDDANHDDVTYLYKLVPGVSERSFGFKVAQLAQLPSSCIRRATFMAARLKQEICRRENNKLLTSCSRTLLPSNKMECTGDDLQTTKIMNLLEIENACRDMLFKLRITFFKEEDTATKFGLLKHAQDLAKDLMSVLCHVNECEEK